Proteins from a single region of Anastrepha ludens isolate Willacy chromosome 5, idAnaLude1.1, whole genome shotgun sequence:
- the LOC128865183 gene encoding myosin-VIIa yields the protein MVIVTRGDYIWIEPASGREFDVAIGARVISAEGRRIQVRDDDGNEIWLSPERRIKAMHASSVQGVEDMISLGDLHEAGILRNLLIRYKENLIYTYTGSILVAVNPYQILPIYTADQIKLYKERKIGELPPHIFAIGDNAYAHMKRYRQDQCIVISGESGAGKTESTKLILQYLAAISGKHSWIEQQILEANPILEAFGNAKTVRNDNSSRFGKYIDIHFSSSGVIEGAKIEQYLLEKSRIVSQNHSERNYHVFYCLLAGLSGEEKRRLDLGNAADYRYLTGGDCITCEGRDDAAEFSDIRSAMKVLLFSDQEIWEIIKLLAALLHCGNIRYKATVVDNLDATEIPEHINVERVAALLGLPMQPLIDALTRRTLFAHGETVVSTLSREQSVDVRDAFVKGIYGRMFVHIVRKINSAIFKPRGTSRNAIGVLDIFGFENFDQNSFEQFCINYANENLQQFFVQHIFKLEQEEYNHEAINWQHIEFVDNQDALDLIAIKQLNIMALIDEEARFPKGTDHTMLAKLHKTHGAHKNYLKPKSDINTSFGLNHFAGVVFYDTSGFLDKNRDTFSPDLLHLVSQSSNKFLRQIFNQDIEMGAETRKRTPTLSTQFRKSLDALMKTLSTCQPFFIRCIKPNELKKPMLFDRGLCCRQLRYSGMMETIRIRRAGYPIRHGFRDFVERYRFLIPGVPPAHRTECRSATARICAIVLGKSDYQLGNTKVFLKDAHDLFLEQERDRVLTRKILILQRTIRGWVYRRRYLRMRAAVITIQRFWKGYAQRQRYRQMRVGYMRLQALIRSRVLSHRFRHLRGHIVGLQAHARGYLVRREYGHKMWAIIKIQSHARRMIAMRKYKKLREEYKQFAEVLHLRKLEEQELMHKGNKHAREIAEQHYRDRLHELERREMEKEIEERRRVEVKKNIINDAARKQDEPVDDSKLVEAMFDFLPDSSSEAPTPHGGRETSVFNDLPHNNSMNHEDIIGPMHVSEDEEDLSEFKFQKFAATYFQGNVTHQYSKKALKHPLLPLHTQGDQLAAQALWITILRFTGDMPEPKYHTMDRMDTTSVMSKVTATLGRNFIRSKEFQEAQLMGLDPDAFLKQKPRSIRHKLVSLTLKRKNKLGEDVRRRLQDEEYTADSYQSWLQSRPTSNLEKLHFIIGHGILRAELRDEIYCQICKQLTNNPLKSSHARGWILLSLCVGCFAPSEKFVNYLRAFIREGPPGYAPYCEERLKRTFNNGTRNQPPSWLELQATKSKKPIMLPITFMDGNTKTLLADSATTARELCNQLSDKITLKDQFGFSLYIALFDKVSSLGSGGDHVMDAISQCEQYAKEQGAQERNAPWRLFFRKEIFAPWHDPTQDQVATNLIYQQVVRGVKFGEYRCDKEDDLAMIAAQQYFIEYGTDMSMERLFTLLPNFIPDFCLTGVEKAIERWAALVLQAYKKSYYVRDKVASLKIKEDIVSYAKLKWPLLFSRFYEAYRNSGPNLPKNDVIIAVNWTGVYVVDDQEQVLLELSFPEITAVSSQKTNKVFTQTFSLSTVRGEEFTFQSPNAEDIRDLVVYFLDGLKKRSRYVIAIQDYRAPSDGSSFLSFLKGDLIILEDESCGESVLNNGWCIGRCERTQERGDFPAETVYVLPTLTKPPQDILALFNIEEAHHGRRLSMVSNGVPEARDRPHTLIEYAMDHFRLPPKRTMSKTLTLSSKRADEIWRYSRDPIKAPLLRKLQSKEELAEEACFAFAAILKYMGDLPSKRPRMGNEITDHIFDGPLKHEILRDEIYCQIMKQLTDNRNRISEERGWELMWLATGLFACSQGLLKELMMFLRTRRHPISQDSMHRLQKTIRNGQRKYPPHQVEVEAIQHKTTQIFHKVYFPDDTDEAFEVDSSTRAKDFCHNISQRLSLRTSEGFSLFVKIADKVISVPEGDFFFDFVRHLTDWIKKARPIRDGSNPQFTYQVFFMKKLWTNTVPGKDRNADLIFHYHQELPKLLRGYHKCSREEAAKLAALVYRVRYGENKQELQAIPQMLRELIPSDIMKMQSTTEWKRAIVASYNQDGGMSSEDAKVAFLKIVYRWPTFGSAFFEVKQTTEPNYPEMLLIAINKHGVSLIHPVTKDILITHPFTRISNWSSGNTYFHMTIGNLVRGSKLLCETSLGYKMDDLLTSYISLMLTNMNKNRTIRAN from the exons GGTGACTACATCTGGATAGAACCCGCATCGGGTAGGGAATTCGATGTAGCCATTGGCGCTCGTGTCATATCGGCCGAAGGTAGACGCATACAGGTACGCGACGATGATGGCAATGAAATTTGGCTATCGCCCGAGCGGCGCATCAAGGCGATGCATGCCTCCTCGGTGCAAGGTGTGGAGGACATGATATCGTTGGGTGATCTACATGAGGCGGGCATACTAAGAAATCTGCTTATACGCTACAAGGAGAATTTGATATAT ACTTACACTGGCTCCATTTTGGTCGCTGTTAATCCCTATCAAATTCTACCCATCTACACAGCCGATCAAATTAAGCTGTACAAGGAGCGCAAAATCGGCGAATTGCCACCACACATTTTCGCGATCGGTGACAATGCGTACGCGCACATGAAACGCTATCGTCAGGATCAATGTATTGTCATTTCGGGTGAATCGGGTGCTGGCAAGACTGAGAGCACCAAACTGATACTGCAATATCTGGCTGCGATAAGTGGCAAACATTCGTGGATCGAACAACAAATACTCGAAGCGAATCCGATACTCGAAGCATTCGGCAATGCGAAAACCGTGCGCAATGACAACTCGTCGCG CTTTGGcaaatatattgatatacactTTAGCTCGAGTGGTGTCATCGAAGGCGCCAAAATCGAACAATATCTCTTGGAGAAATCTCGAATAGTTTCGCAAAATCATAGCGAACGTAATTATCACGTCTTCTACTGCCTACTGGCGGGGCTCTCGGGGGAAGAGAAAAGACGTTTGGATCTGGGAAATGCTGCTGATTACAG ATATCTCACCGGCGGCGATTGCATCACGTGTGAGGGTCGCGATGATGCCGCTGAATTTTCGGACATACGCTCCGCCATGAAAGTGCTGCTCTTTTCTGATCAAGAAATCTGGGAAATTATTAAACTGCTGGCTGCTCTTTTGCATTGCGGCAACATCAGATACAAGGCAACCGTTGTTGATAATCTGGACGCCACAGAAATACCCGAACACATCAATGTGGAACGTGTCGCCGCTTTGCTCGGTCTGCCCATGCAGCCACTGATCGATGCATTGACGCGCCGCACACTCTTCGCACATGGCGAGACGGTGGTGTCAACGCTGTCACGCGAGCAGTCAGTCGACGTGCGTGATGCCTTCGTGAAAGGCATCTATGGACGGATGTTTGTGCATATTGTGCGCAAAATCAATTCGGCCATTTTTAAGCCACGCGGCACATCGCGAAACGCCATTGGCGTTTTGGATATTTTCGGTTTTGAGAATTTCGATCAGAATAGCTTCGAACAGTTTTGCATTAATTATGCAAATGAGAATTTGCAGCAATTCTTTGTGCAACACATTTTCAAGCTCGAACAGGAGGAGTACAATCATGAGGCAATCAATTGGCAACACATCGAATTTGTGGACAATCAGGATGCGCTCGATTTGATTGCCATCAAACAGTTGAACATAATGGCGTTGATCGATGAGGAGGCACGCTTTCCCAAGGGCACCGATCACACGATGTTGGCCAAGCTGCACAAGACCCATGGCGCACATAAAAACTACTTGAAACCCAAATCGGATATTAACACCAGCTTCGGTTTGAATCATTTCGCGGGTGTGGTGTTCTATGACACGAGCGGTTTCTTGGATAAAAATCGCGATACCTTCAGTCCGGATTTGCTGCACTTGGTTAGTCAGAGCTCGAATAAGTTTTTGCGTCAAATTTTCAATCAGGACATAGAAATGGGCGCTGAAACGCGCAAACGCACACCCACACTCTCAACGCAATTCCGTAAGAGCTTAGATGCGCTGATGAAAACTCTAAGCACTTGTCAACCGTTCTTCATACGCTGCATCAAGCCAAACGAACTGAAGAAGCCCATGCTGTTCGATCGCGGTCTTTGTTGCCGCCAATTGCGCTACTCCGGCATGATGGAAACGATACGCATACGTCGCGCTGGCTACCCCATCCGCCATGGCTTTCGCGACTTTGTTGAGCGCTATCGCTTTCTCATACCAGGTGTGCCGCCAGCACATCGTACGGAATGTCGCTCCGCCACTGCGCGCATATGCGCCATTGTGCTTGGTAAATCCGACTATCAGCTGGGCAACACAAAAGTCTTTCTCAAGGACGCGCATGACCTCTTTCTGGAACAAGAGCGTGACCGTGTGCTTACGCGCAAGATACTCATACTGCAACGCACCATACGCGGTTGGGTGTATCGGCGTCGTTATTTGCGCATGCGTGCTGCCGTCATTACCATACAACGCTTCTGGAAAGGCTATGCGCAACGTCAGCGCTATCGCCAGATGCGTGTTGGCTATATGCGTTTGCAGGCGCTCATTCGTTCGCGTGTGCTATCACATCGTTTCCGTCATTTGCGTGGCCACATTGTGGGTCTGCAGGCGCATGCGCGTGGTTATTTGGTGCGACGCGAATATGGGCACAAAATGTGGGCCATCATTAAGATACAATCGCATGCGCGGCGCATGATTGCCATGCGGAAGTATAAAAAGCTGCGCGAGGAGTACAAACAATTCGCAGAGGTGTTGCATTTGCGCAAGCTGGAGGAGCAGGAGTTGATGCACAAGGGCAACAAGCATGCGCGTGAAATCGCCGAGCAACACTATCGCGATCGGTTGCACGAACTAGAGCGGCGCGAAATGGAGAAGGAGATTGAGGAGCGCAGGCGGGTGGAGGTGAAGAAGAATATCATAAACGATGCGGCACGCAAGCAAGATGAGCCAGTGGATGATAGTAAGTTGGTGGAAGCAATGTTCGATTTTCTGCCCGACTCCAGCAGTGAAGCGCCAACGCCACACGGCGGCCGCGAAACTTCGGTATTCAACGATCTGCCGCATAACAATTCTATGAATCATGAG GACATAATTGGCCCCATGCATGTCTCCGAGGATGAGGAAGACCTATCCGAGTTCAAGTTCCAGAAATTCGCTGCCACCTATTTCCAAGGCAACGTGACGCACCAGTACTCGAAGAAGGCATTGAAGCATCCACTGCTGCCGCTGCACACACAGGGAGATCAGTTGGCCGCGCAAGCGCTCTGGATAACTATATTACGTTTTACGGGTGATATGCCCGAGCCAAAGTATCACACAATGGATCGCATGGACACCACTTCCGTGATGTCGAAAGTCACTGCCACGTTGGGACGTAATTTCATAAGGAGCAAA GAATTTCAGGAAGCTCAACTAATGGGGCTCGACCCCGATGCGTTTCTTAAGCAAAAGCCGCGCTCTATACGTCACAAACTCGTTTCGCTGACGCTGAAGCGTAAGAACAAACTCGGTGAAGATGTGCGCCGTCGTCTGCAAGACGAGGAATACACCGCAGACAGTTACCAATCTTGGCTGCAATCGCGTCCCACTTCGAATTTGGAGAAATTGCATTTCATCATCGGTCACGGCATATTGCGCGCCGAGTTGCGCGATGAAATCTATTGCCAAATTTGCAAGCAGCTTACGAACAATCCGCTTAAATCCTCACATGCGCGCGGCTGGATACTGCTTTCGCTCTGCGTCGGTTGCTTTGCGCCCTCTGAAAAGTTTGTAAACTACTTGCGCGCTTTCATACGCGAAGGTCCGCCCGGTTATGCACCCTACTGTGAGGAGCGCCTGAAACGCACTTTCAATAATGGCACACGCAATCAGCCACCTTCTTGGTTGGAGCTGCAGGCCACGAAGTCGAAGAAACCTATCATGCTGCCCATTACCTTCATGGATGGTAATACGAAAACGCTGCTCGCCGACTCGGCTACCACGGCGCGCGAGCTATGCAATCAATTGTCCGATAAGATCACGCTCAAGGATCAGTTTGGCTTCTCGCTATACATCGCACTTTTTGACAAAGTTTCGTCGCTGGGCAGCGGTGGTGATCATGTCATGGATGCGATATCCCAGTGCGAACAATATGCGAAAGAGCAGGGCGCACAAGAGCGCAATGCGCCCTGGCGTCTATTTTTCCGCAAAGAGATCTTTGCGCCCTGGCATGATCCCACACAAGATCAGGTCGCCACAAATCTCATCTATCAGCAAGTCGTACGCGGCGTCAAGTTTGGTGAATATCGCTGCGACAAAGAGGATGACTTAGCAATGATTGCTGCGCAGCAGTATTTCATCGAGTACGGCACGGATATGTCTATGGAGCGGCTTTTTACGCTGCTGCCAAACTTTATACCGGACTTCTGCTTGACCGGCGTGGAAAAGGCGATCGAGCGTTGGGCAGCATTGGTGCTGCAGGCGTACAAAAAGTCTTACTATGTGCGCGACAAAGTGGCATCACTGAAAATAAAAGAGGACATCGTGAGTTACGCGAAGTTGAAATGGCCGTTGCTGTTCTCGCGCTTCTACGAGGCCTATCGCAACTCCGGTCCGAATTTGCCGAAGAACGATGTTATAATTGCCGTCAATTGGACGGGTGTGTATGTTGTGGACGATCAAGAGCAGGTGCTATTAGAGTTGAGTTTCCCGGAAATCACCGCAGTGTCCAGTCAGAAAACGAACAAAGTTTTCACACAGACCTTCAGTTTATCCACAGTGCGCGGTGAAGAGTTTACTTTCCAGAGCCCGAATGCGGAGGACATAAGAGACTTGGTGGTGTACTTCCTGGACGGATTGAAGAAACG TTCCCGTTACGTTATCGCCATTCAGGATTATCGCGCGCCATCGGACGGTTCCAGCTTCCTCTCGTTTCTGAAAGGCGATCTCATCATACTCGAGGACGAGTCGTGCGGCGAATCGGTGCTCAACAACGGTTGGTGCATCGGACGCTGTGAACGCACACAAGAGCGTGGTGATTTCCCTGCGGAAACTGTTTACGTTCTACCCACTCTCACCAAACCGCCACAAGACATACTGGCGCTGTTCAACATCGAAGAGGCACATCACGGCCGCCGTTTAAGTATGGTCTCGAATGGCGTTCCCGAGGCACGCGATCGCCCGCATACACTAATAGAGTACGCCATGGACCACTTCCGTTTACCGCCCAAGCGCACTATGTCCAAGACGCTGACGCTTAGTTCAAAGCGTGCCGATGAGATTTGGCGCTATTCGCGAGATCCCATCAAAGCGCCACTGTTGCGTAAGTTGCAGAGTAAAGAGGAGCTCGCCGAGGAGGCCTGCTTTGCGTTCGCTGCCATATTGAAGTATATGGGCGATTTGCCGTCGAAGCGGCCGCGCATGGGCAACGAAATCACCGATCACATTTTTGACGGTCCGCTCAAGCATGAAATTTTGCGTGACGAAATTTACTGTCAAATCATGAAACAGCTGACAGACAACCGCAATCGCATCTCAGAGGAACGAGGCTGGGAGTTGATGTGGCTCGCCACTGGTCTTTTCGCTTGCTCGCAGGGTTTGCTCAAAGAGTTGATGATGTTTTTGCGCACGCGTCGTCATCCCATTTCGCAGGATTCCATGCATCGACTGCAGAAGACAATACGCAATGGTCAGCGCAAGTATCCGCCGCATCAGGTGGAAGTTGAAGCGATACAGCACAAAACTACACAAATTTTCCACAAAGTCTACTTTCCCGACGACACCGACGAAGCGTTCGAGGTGGACTCGTCGACACGCGCTAAAGATTTCTGCCACAACATCTCACAACGCTTGTCGCTGCGCACCAGCGAAGGTTTCTCGCTATTCGTCAAGATCGCCGATAAGGTGATTTCCGTGCCGGAGGGTGATTTCTTCTTTGACTTTGTGCGTCATTTGACTGATTGGATTAAGAAGGCGCGCCCCATACGTGATGGCTCAAATCCACAATTCACCTATCAGGTATTCTTCATGAAAAAACTGTGGACGAACACAGTGCCGGGTAAGGATCGCAATGCTGATCTGATATTCCATTATCATCAAGAGTTGCCGAAGCTGTTGCGCGGCTATCATAAGTGCTCGCGCGAAGAGGCTGCGAAGCTCGCGGCGCTGGTCTATCGTGTGCGCTATGGAGAGAACAAGCAAGAGCTGCAAGCCATACC ACAAATGCTGCGCGAACTGATACCCTCCGATATTATGAAAATGCAAAGTACCACCGAATGGAAGCGAGCCATTGTGGCTTCGTACAATCAGGATGGTGGCATGAGCTCGGAGGATGCCAAAGTGGCATTTTTGAAGATCGTATACAG